A genome region from Acidobacteriota bacterium includes the following:
- the dnaX gene encoding DNA polymerase III subunit gamma/tau, translating into MTYQVLARKWRPQRFSELIGQGPIVQALQNALKDGRIAQAYLFSGIRGVGKTTAARLLAKALNCEKGPTGEPCNECVTCQEITQGSDLDVVEVDAATYSKVEQVRELTESLKYSPARDRYKVAVLDEIHRLSRQAFDALLKIVEEPPEHLVFIFATTEVDAVPATVLSRCQEFRFRRVPVDELAAHLGNISKAEEITASPTALRLIARAGEGSVRDSVALLDQLATFGSGTIEDAEAARLLGGLDSALQEDLLKAMLAGDAVTLRRMVHRLEEDGWDPRHAFVHFLAFCRDALHLAMRGGAGREDSVPVDRTADEVERIGALAREAGYENLLRLLHHLLSSEPILRRSEAPFLALEVAWLRAAELPKLVLLEDLLAGRAPGPSLADATTVAGKAAVSKRKPVPASGHAPSSSSIDPAPQPEPPKQPEPPKRKAKKQEAAAPADNEPSPEELAEALEGEAPVRRPPQSEKAASTSATDKPAATTEPPAEASPSIGVPAAGVPALMEAVGTRRQPLAAHLQEAQRIDIEDGEVVIVTPADDPLLAQALERATNRKVMDEAVTGVFGQGTTWSVKEGDRTARQKTEPEAETVEAEEASDPAVQIVLDLFQGKVEEVEDLPTEES; encoded by the coding sequence ATGACCTACCAGGTCCTCGCTCGCAAATGGCGGCCGCAGCGCTTTTCGGAGCTGATCGGCCAGGGACCGATCGTCCAGGCGCTGCAGAACGCCCTGAAGGACGGCCGGATCGCCCAGGCCTACCTGTTCTCGGGCATTCGCGGCGTCGGCAAGACCACCGCCGCCCGGCTCCTCGCCAAGGCCCTCAACTGCGAGAAGGGACCGACCGGCGAGCCGTGCAACGAGTGCGTCACCTGCCAGGAGATCACTCAGGGCTCGGACCTCGACGTGGTGGAGGTGGACGCCGCGACCTACTCGAAGGTCGAGCAGGTGCGGGAACTCACCGAGAGCCTCAAGTACTCGCCGGCGCGGGACCGCTACAAGGTCGCGGTGCTGGACGAAATCCATCGCCTATCGCGGCAGGCCTTCGACGCACTGCTGAAGATCGTCGAGGAGCCGCCGGAGCATCTGGTGTTCATCTTCGCCACCACCGAGGTGGACGCGGTACCGGCGACGGTGCTGTCGCGCTGCCAGGAGTTCCGCTTCCGGCGGGTGCCGGTGGATGAACTGGCGGCGCATTTGGGCAACATCAGTAAAGCAGAGGAGATCACCGCCAGCCCCACCGCCCTGCGCCTCATTGCCCGCGCCGGCGAGGGCAGCGTGCGAGATTCCGTGGCCCTCCTCGATCAGCTCGCCACCTTCGGCTCCGGCACCATCGAGGACGCCGAGGCGGCGCGGCTTCTGGGGGGCCTGGATTCGGCGCTGCAAGAGGATTTGCTCAAAGCGATGCTCGCCGGCGACGCCGTCACCCTGCGCCGAATGGTTCATCGGCTGGAGGAGGACGGCTGGGACCCGCGCCACGCCTTCGTCCACTTCCTCGCCTTCTGCCGCGACGCCCTTCATCTGGCGATGCGCGGCGGCGCCGGCAGGGAGGATTCCGTTCCCGTGGACCGCACCGCCGACGAGGTCGAGCGCATCGGCGCCCTAGCGCGCGAGGCGGGCTACGAAAATCTCCTGCGCCTTCTCCATCACCTGTTGTCGAGCGAGCCGATCCTGCGGCGGAGCGAGGCGCCATTCCTCGCCCTGGAGGTGGCCTGGCTGCGGGCGGCGGAGCTGCCGAAGCTGGTGCTGCTGGAAGACCTCCTGGCCGGCCGCGCCCCCGGCCCCTCTCTCGCCGACGCGACAACCGTGGCCGGGAAGGCGGCGGTGTCGAAGAGGAAGCCGGTTCCGGCGAGTGGCCACGCGCCGAGCAGCTCTTCCATAGACCCTGCGCCGCAGCCCGAGCCACCCAAGCAGCCCGAGCCACCCAAGAGGAAGGCCAAAAAGCAAGAGGCCGCGGCCCCGGCCGACAACGAACCTTCGCCGGAAGAGCTCGCTGAGGCACTGGAAGGAGAGGCCCCGGTACGCCGGCCGCCACAATCCGAAAAGGCCGCGTCGACTTCGGCGACCGACAAGCCCGCAGCGACGACCGAACCACCGGCGGAGGCTTCACCTTCGATCGGCGTACCGGCGGCCGGTGTACCGGCCCTGATGGAGGCCGTCGGCACCCGCCGCCAGCCTTTGGCGGCCCATCTCCAGGAAGCACAGCGCATCGACATCGAGGACGGCGAGGTGGTGATCGTCACGCCGGCTGACGATCCGCTCCTCGCCCAGGCCTTGGAGCGCGCGACCAACCGCAAAGTGATGGACGAGGCGGTGACCGGCGTGTTCGGCCAGGGAACCACCTGGAGC
- the tadA gene encoding tRNA adenosine(34) deaminase TadA produces the protein MIDDVVWMGEALTEAHRAAELGEVPVGAVIVRDGELIARAHNRRELDGDPLAHAEILAIRQAASQIAGWRLVGCEMFVTLEPCAMCAGALVNSRLERLVFGATDPKAGWCGSLGDLARDPRLNHRLEVRSGVLGGECSAVLKRFFAALRR, from the coding sequence ATGATCGACGACGTCGTATGGATGGGCGAAGCGCTCACCGAAGCCCACCGGGCGGCGGAACTGGGCGAGGTGCCCGTCGGCGCGGTCATCGTGCGAGACGGCGAGCTGATCGCCCGCGCCCACAACCGGCGCGAGTTGGACGGCGACCCGCTGGCGCACGCGGAGATTCTGGCGATTCGCCAGGCGGCGTCTCAAATCGCGGGGTGGCGTTTGGTGGGGTGCGAAATGTTCGTCACCCTGGAACCTTGCGCCATGTGCGCCGGCGCCCTAGTCAATAGCCGCCTGGAGCGGTTGGTCTTCGGGGCGACGGATCCGAAGGCCGGTTGGTGCGGCAGCCTAGGCGATCTCGCCCGGGACCCGCGCCTCAACCACCGGCTGGAGGTGCGGTCCGGCGTGCTGGGCGGGGAGTGCTCGGCGGTTTTGAAGCGCTTTTTTGCCGCCTTGAGACGTTAG
- the rpmH gene encoding 50S ribosomal protein L34, with protein sequence MVKRTFQPNNLRRARRHGFRARMKTRAGRAILRNRRRKGRKRLSA encoded by the coding sequence ATTGTGAAGAGGACTTTTCAGCCCAACAATCTGCGCCGCGCGCGCCGTCATGGCTTTCGCGCCCGCATGAAGACCCGGGCCGGCCGGGCCATTCTGCGCAACCGGCGCCGCAAGGGCCGCAAGCGCCTGTCGGCCTGA
- the yidD gene encoding membrane protein insertion efficiency factor YidD: MARTAVWALDGYKRWLSPLLPRSCRFTPTCSEYTRLAVIEYGALRGVVRGMARILRCNPFHPGGVDLP; the protein is encoded by the coding sequence CTGGCGCGCACGGCAGTCTGGGCGCTCGACGGCTACAAGCGGTGGCTTTCCCCCCTTCTGCCGCGTTCCTGTCGCTTCACGCCCACCTGTTCCGAGTACACCCGGCTGGCGGTGATCGAATATGGAGCCCTGCGAGGCGTAGTGCGAGGCATGGCGAGAATTCTGCGCTGCAACCCGTTCCACCCCGGAGGCGTCGATCTCCCATGA
- the yidC gene encoding membrane protein insertase YidC: MDIRRLLLAFVLSLGILLTWNYFFPPPEKSLSRPGSELTTVEGGRSFAADAESGTGSADAVERMEPAPGDAAAGETAAAAAEDIDASAEERLVVDGERFRATLSNRGARLTSFVLKNHTASDGERVDLVRYRENERLPFSLVDPASGEPLALDNALFAVEQQGSGDERTITFRHRSSAGTAEKRFRFRRDGIFEVAVEVERPADWSLWLGPGIRNPSPDELESRYAGERGGVYLLGEDIERVDARKGAELEALPATGLRWVGLEDHYFLTVAIPNPETPLRGVVFNPLLMDHRPDGLWAFAPVPPKEQLTKAQKDLQRDYALLLEPAGDRLEMEAFWGAKNLRRLSAMPYGLDGTVNLGMFGFLARWLFIGLFWIHENMVANWGWSIVLLTVGIKLILFPLTHKSYKSMRRMQELGPKMQSIRAKYRPKLKDKNGKPNLEMQRKMNEEIMGLYKSEGVNPAGGCLPMLLQLPVLFAFYRLLGAAVELRNAPWMLWIQDLSAPDPFYALPIIMGATQFIQQKMTPMAGDAMQRRIFQLMPVFMTFLFLGFPSGLVLYWLTNNVLTIIQQGAYNQFKKKDEPKKGAKKS; encoded by the coding sequence TTGGACATTCGGCGCTTACTGCTCGCCTTCGTACTGTCGTTGGGCATCCTGCTGACGTGGAATTACTTCTTTCCGCCGCCGGAGAAGAGCCTGAGCCGGCCCGGCTCGGAGTTGACGACGGTGGAAGGCGGGCGCTCCTTCGCCGCCGACGCGGAATCCGGCACCGGTTCGGCCGATGCGGTGGAGCGCATGGAACCAGCACCCGGCGACGCTGCGGCCGGCGAAACGGCCGCCGCGGCCGCGGAGGACATCGATGCCTCCGCCGAGGAGCGGTTGGTGGTGGATGGTGAACGCTTCCGCGCCACCTTGTCCAACCGGGGCGCGCGCTTGACCTCCTTCGTGCTCAAGAATCACACCGCCTCGGACGGCGAAAGGGTCGACCTGGTTCGCTACCGGGAGAACGAGCGCTTGCCGTTCTCGCTGGTCGATCCGGCCTCCGGTGAGCCTCTGGCTCTCGACAACGCCCTTTTCGCCGTCGAGCAACAAGGCAGCGGGGACGAACGCACCATCACGTTTCGGCACCGTAGCTCGGCGGGAACGGCGGAGAAGAGGTTTCGCTTCCGGCGCGACGGAATTTTCGAGGTGGCGGTCGAGGTGGAGCGGCCGGCGGACTGGTCGCTGTGGCTCGGGCCGGGGATCCGCAATCCCTCACCGGACGAGCTGGAGAGCCGCTATGCCGGAGAGCGCGGAGGCGTGTACCTGCTCGGCGAGGACATTGAGCGGGTGGACGCCCGCAAGGGAGCCGAGCTGGAAGCCCTGCCGGCCACCGGCCTGCGCTGGGTCGGCCTGGAAGACCACTACTTCCTGACGGTCGCCATCCCGAATCCCGAGACCCCCTTGCGTGGCGTGGTCTTCAATCCGCTGCTGATGGACCACCGGCCGGACGGTCTATGGGCCTTCGCCCCAGTGCCTCCGAAGGAGCAACTCACCAAAGCACAGAAGGACCTGCAGCGCGACTACGCCCTGCTGCTCGAGCCGGCCGGCGACCGGCTGGAGATGGAGGCCTTTTGGGGGGCCAAGAACCTCCGGCGCTTGAGCGCCATGCCCTACGGCCTGGACGGCACCGTGAACCTGGGAATGTTCGGATTCTTGGCGCGCTGGCTGTTCATCGGCCTGTTTTGGATCCACGAGAACATGGTGGCCAACTGGGGCTGGTCGATCGTGCTACTCACCGTCGGCATCAAGCTGATCCTGTTTCCGTTGACCCACAAGAGCTACAAGTCGATGCGACGGATGCAGGAGCTGGGACCGAAGATGCAGAGCATTCGTGCCAAGTACCGGCCGAAGCTCAAAGACAAGAACGGCAAGCCCAACCTCGAGATGCAGCGCAAGATGAACGAGGAGATCATGGGTCTGTACAAGAGCGAGGGGGTCAACCCGGCCGGCGGTTGCCTGCCGATGCTCCTGCAGCTCCCGGTCTTGTTCGCCTTCTACCGTCTGCTGGGCGCCGCGGTGGAGCTGCGAAATGCGCCCTGGATGTTGTGGATCCAGGACCTTTCGGCTCCGGATCCGTTTTATGCTTTGCCGATCATCATGGGGGCGACGCAGTTCATCCAGCAGAAGATGACGCCGATGGCCGGCGACGCGATGCAGCGGCGAATCTTCCAACTGATGCCGGTCTTCATGACCTTCCTGTTCCTGGGTTTCCCCAGCGGACTCGTGCTCTACTGGCTGACCAACAACGTTCTGACGATCATCCAGCAAGGCGCGTACAACCAGTTCAAGAAGAAGGATGAGCCCAAAAAGGGCGCCAAGAAATCCTGA
- a CDS encoding R3H domain-containing nucleic acid-binding protein, which translates to MSDKQYFSGNNLRQAVLSAASQLGLEPDDLVYEEVKKKGGTLKGRKRVVIVVRGDGSSAEAAPRPEVPVATESLQSTAPSEPAQPIAQPGAVPVGSMPPKEVASTPDTATEKAEDVVDDEPIGEDLSAPLFLGDDDPDSDDPAAADDQGNDNQAAAGDPGDMDLGQQTEAPQSTPAPPAAAAEEATGRFAKAADQALIPLLQVAGLDIEAAIFQGEERLEIDFSGRDQDLLTAEKGELLQAVEHLMPRLIRGVAGETTAVRVDSDGFHAAREEELRQLALRLAREVKASGTPHSTGPLEPSDRRIVHIAVEHDQEIVSRSDGRGFRKKVTLRPA; encoded by the coding sequence ATGAGCGATAAACAATACTTCTCCGGCAATAACCTCCGGCAGGCGGTGCTCTCCGCCGCCTCGCAGCTCGGCCTGGAGCCGGACGATCTGGTGTACGAAGAAGTCAAGAAGAAGGGTGGCACCCTCAAGGGGCGCAAGCGGGTGGTGATCGTGGTGCGCGGTGACGGATCCTCGGCCGAGGCGGCTCCGCGGCCCGAGGTGCCGGTCGCGACGGAATCTTTGCAGTCTACGGCTCCTTCCGAGCCCGCACAGCCCATCGCGCAGCCGGGTGCCGTTCCGGTGGGCTCGATGCCGCCGAAAGAGGTGGCGTCGACCCCGGACACGGCGACCGAAAAGGCGGAGGACGTCGTCGACGACGAGCCCATTGGCGAGGATCTTTCGGCGCCCTTGTTCCTCGGCGACGACGATCCGGATAGCGACGATCCGGCTGCGGCGGACGACCAGGGCAATGACAATCAGGCCGCGGCGGGCGATCCGGGCGATATGGATCTGGGACAGCAGACGGAGGCTCCGCAATCGACCCCGGCTCCCCCGGCAGCGGCCGCCGAAGAAGCCACCGGGCGTTTCGCCAAGGCGGCGGACCAGGCGCTGATCCCCCTCCTGCAAGTGGCCGGTCTCGATATCGAAGCGGCAATCTTTCAGGGCGAGGAGCGACTGGAGATCGACTTCAGTGGTCGTGACCAAGATCTCTTGACGGCCGAGAAGGGTGAGCTGCTTCAGGCGGTCGAGCACCTGATGCCGCGCCTGATCCGCGGTGTTGCCGGTGAGACGACGGCGGTGCGGGTGGACAGCGACGGCTTCCACGCCGCCCGCGAAGAAGAACTTCGGCAGTTGGCCCTGCGGCTAGCGCGGGAGGTCAAGGCTTCAGGAACTCCTCACTCGACGGGCCCTTTGGAGCCGAGTGACCGGCGCATCGTCCACATCGCGGTAGAGCATGATCAGGAGATCGTGTCCCGTAGCGATGGCCGCGGCTTCCGCAAGAAGGTCACCCTACGGCCTGCATAA
- a CDS encoding RsmG family class I SAM-dependent methyltransferase has translation MTQLPEIHPQELSDDLSALSPEPLSPESLAALARHYQELRRWSDRLALVGPASSHEVLPRHYGEALAALPLVPRRGVLVDIGSGAGFPGFVLAAARPELRVTLIEARAKKWSFLMAAARAASAALPSLFCQCLNARVGDPLPRGFPETVDCITLRALRLPPEILSLLATRWTATGRFLFWVGAEDPPLPPDLRPGRELPLTGSRSRRVLEVVRAA, from the coding sequence ATGACCCAGCTTCCCGAGATCCACCCGCAAGAGTTGTCCGACGATCTGTCGGCTCTGTCGCCGGAACCTCTTTCCCCTGAATCCCTGGCGGCACTTGCCCGCCATTACCAAGAACTACGCCGATGGAGTGACCGCCTGGCGCTGGTCGGACCGGCATCGAGCCACGAGGTTCTGCCGCGACATTACGGCGAGGCCTTGGCGGCGTTGCCCCTCGTCCCCCGGCGAGGCGTCCTAGTGGATATCGGATCCGGCGCCGGTTTTCCGGGATTCGTATTGGCAGCAGCGCGTCCGGAACTGCGGGTGACCTTGATCGAGGCGCGGGCCAAGAAGTGGTCCTTCCTGATGGCCGCGGCTCGTGCCGCCTCGGCGGCATTGCCCTCTTTGTTCTGCCAGTGCCTCAATGCTAGAGTCGGCGATCCGTTGCCCCGGGGATTCCCGGAGACTGTTGACTGCATCACGCTCCGAGCCCTTCGCCTACCCCCAGAAATCCTCTCGCTGCTCGCTACCCGATGGACGGCGACGGGTCGGTTCTTGTTCTGGGTCGGTGCGGAAGATCCACCGCTACCTCCGGATCTGCGGCCGGGTCGGGAGCTTCCCTTGACCGGTAGCCGCTCCCGGCGGGTGCTAGAGGTGGTGAGGGCGGCGTAG
- a CDS encoding ParA family protein has product MGTILAIANQKGGVGKTTTAINLGAALGALEKRVLLVDCDPQGNATRGLGAEASSPHLYQVLGGSASAESAIKNSGFPNLDLLPTDRNLVGIEVEFVDQDDWQNRLKSALSAVRKNYDVILVDCPPSLGHLTVSALTAADGLLVPLQAEYFALEGISELISTVGRVRGALNPRLEISGVLLTMYDDRTNLSKEVADEIRRHFGGAVFDTVVPRNVRLAEAPSHGMPILQYDIRCRGAEAYLAVARELLRRAA; this is encoded by the coding sequence ATGGGGACGATCCTGGCGATCGCGAATCAGAAGGGTGGCGTGGGCAAGACCACGACGGCCATCAACCTGGGAGCCGCCCTCGGCGCGCTCGAGAAGCGGGTTCTGCTGGTCGATTGCGATCCCCAGGGAAACGCCACTCGCGGCCTCGGGGCCGAAGCCTCGTCGCCGCACCTGTATCAGGTCCTGGGAGGCTCCGCTTCCGCCGAAAGCGCGATCAAGAATTCGGGCTTTCCAAACCTGGACTTGCTGCCGACGGATCGCAATCTGGTTGGTATCGAGGTCGAGTTCGTCGATCAGGACGACTGGCAGAATCGGCTGAAATCGGCCCTTTCCGCAGTTCGTAAGAACTACGACGTGATCCTAGTGGACTGCCCGCCGTCCCTCGGCCACCTGACGGTCAGTGCATTGACCGCGGCGGATGGCCTGCTGGTGCCGCTCCAAGCGGAGTACTTCGCTTTGGAGGGCATCAGCGAACTGATCTCGACCGTCGGCCGGGTGCGCGGTGCCCTCAATCCGCGCCTCGAGATATCCGGAGTTCTGCTGACCATGTATGACGATCGCACCAACCTTTCGAAGGAAGTCGCCGATGAGATTCGGCGCCACTTCGGCGGCGCCGTGTTCGACACGGTGGTACCGCGCAATGTGCGCCTCGCCGAAGCGCCGAGTCATGGCATGCCGATCCTGCAGTACGACATCCGTTGCCGCGGCGCCGAAGCCTATCTGGCCGTCGCCCGGGAGCTGCTGCGGAGGGCGGCATGA
- a CDS encoding ParB/RepB/Spo0J family partition protein translates to MSAAKKRGLGRGLDSLIQSAPTAPTGARQLAVGELHPNRDQPRSRFDETGLEELADSIRAQGVIQPIIVTARSAGGYTIVAGERRWRAAQRAELAEVPALVREISGDQELLELALVENLQRSDLNSVEEAEAYQTLQDKFSLSQDELASRVGKARTTVANSLRLLRLPTEVTDLMRDGRLTAGQARPLLALDSREEQCRWAERAVNKSLSARDLERLVRSAKGGRKGRTPKARSIEVHTAAAEETLTQKLQTRVEIRRRGKGGRVLLHFHTEEELIRLYDLLISKGEGP, encoded by the coding sequence ATGAGCGCCGCCAAGAAACGCGGCCTGGGGCGCGGCCTCGACTCCTTGATCCAGAGCGCGCCAACGGCGCCGACCGGAGCCCGGCAGCTCGCGGTGGGCGAGCTACACCCGAATCGCGACCAGCCGCGCAGCCGGTTCGACGAGACCGGTCTCGAAGAGCTTGCCGATTCGATCCGTGCTCAGGGGGTCATCCAGCCGATCATCGTCACCGCCCGCTCGGCCGGCGGCTACACCATCGTCGCCGGCGAACGCCGCTGGCGGGCTGCCCAGCGCGCCGAGCTGGCGGAAGTGCCCGCTCTGGTGCGGGAGATTTCCGGCGACCAGGAACTCCTGGAGCTGGCGCTGGTCGAGAACCTTCAGCGCTCGGATCTCAACTCGGTGGAAGAGGCCGAGGCCTACCAAACCCTGCAGGACAAATTCTCCCTGTCTCAGGACGAACTCGCTTCGCGGGTGGGCAAGGCCCGCACCACGGTCGCCAACTCCCTGCGGCTGCTGCGGCTGCCGACGGAGGTCACCGACCTGATGCGCGACGGCCGTCTGACCGCCGGCCAGGCGCGTCCGCTCCTCGCCCTCGACTCGCGGGAAGAGCAGTGCCGCTGGGCTGAACGCGCGGTCAACAAGAGCCTGAGCGCACGGGATCTCGAGCGGCTGGTACGATCGGCCAAGGGTGGCCGCAAAGGGAGGACCCCGAAGGCGCGATCGATCGAGGTCCACACCGCCGCCGCCGAGGAGACGCTCACCCAGAAGCTCCAGACTCGGGTCGAGATTCGCCGCCGCGGAAAAGGGGGCCGAGTTCTTCTCCACTTTCACACTGAAGAGGAGCTGATCCGGCTGTACGACCTGCTGATTTCCAAGGGAGAGGGCCCATGA
- a CDS encoding polymer-forming cytoskeletal protein has product MIFKNDSSASELNGFLDRGSHIEGELRFDTSFRVDGKVTGTVTSRGILIVGESGEIDGKAEVDEVFVSGTVRGAVTARKRIHVAAGGRVYADLSTPALVIEDGAFFEGSCSMDRQPRQDPTPDQTADRGPKLVSKAAQS; this is encoded by the coding sequence ATGATTTTCAAGAATGACAGCTCCGCCAGCGAGCTGAACGGTTTTCTCGACCGTGGAAGTCACATCGAGGGCGAACTGCGCTTCGACACCTCCTTTCGGGTCGATGGCAAGGTCACCGGTACGGTGACCTCGAGGGGCATCCTGATCGTCGGCGAGAGCGGCGAGATCGACGGCAAGGCGGAGGTGGACGAGGTGTTCGTTTCGGGCACGGTGCGCGGCGCCGTCACCGCCCGCAAGCGCATCCACGTCGCCGCCGGTGGGCGGGTGTACGCGGACCTTTCGACCCCCGCCCTGGTGATCGAGGACGGTGCCTTCTTCGAGGGAAGCTGCTCAATGGATCGGCAACCGAGGCAGGATCCGACCCCTGACCAGACCGCCGACCGTGGCCCCAAGCTGGTCTCGAAAGCCGCGCAATCGTAA